In Papio anubis isolate 15944 chromosome 17, Panubis1.0, whole genome shotgun sequence, the following are encoded in one genomic region:
- the CTC1 gene encoding CST complex subunit CTC1 isoform X2 gives MMLEQAWLEDAQVFIQKTLCPAVKQPHVQLTPLVIDCVKTVWLSQGRNQGSTLPLSYSFVSVQDLKTHQHLPCCSHLSWSSTAYQAWAQEAGPNGSPLPREQLLLLGTLTDLPGDLEQECRNGSLYVRDNTGVLSCELIDLDLSWLGHLFLFPHWSYLPPARWNCSGEGHLELWDAPVPVFPLTVSPGPLTPIPVLYPESASRLLRLRNKLRGVQRNLAGNLVRLSALVKSKQKAYFTLSLGRSPPAVTHVSVIVQVPAQLVWHRALRPGTAYVLTELRVSKIRGQRHHVWMTSQSSRLLLLKPECVQELELELEGPLLETDPKPLPMPSVSEDEKDPKGLVRYSRLLSYSGAVTGVLNEPAGVYELDGQLGLCLAYQQFRGLRRVMRPGVCLQLQDVHLLQSVGGGTRRPVLAPCLRGAVLLQSFSRQKPGTHSSRQAYGASLYEQLVWERQLGLPLYLWATKALEELACKLCPHVLRHHQFLQHSSPGSPGLGLQLLAPTLDLLAPPGSPVRNPHSEILEEPHHCPLQKYTRLQTPSSFPTLATLKEEGQRKAWASFDPKALLPLPEASHLSSCQLNRRLAWSWLCLLPSAFHPAQVLLGVLVASSHKGCLQLRDQSGSLPCLLLAKHSQPLSDPRLIGCLVRAERFQLIIERDVRSSFPSWKELSVPGFIQKQQARVYVQFFLADALILPVPRPSLHSATPSIPQTDPTSPEGPHLGQSRLFLLCHKEALMKRNFCVSPGASPEVPKPTLSFCVLGSWLGGTQRKEGTGWGLPEPQGNDDKDQKVHLIFFGASVRWFEFLHPGQVYRLVAPGPPTPMLFEKDGSSCISRRPLELAACASCLTVQDNWTLELESSQDIQDVLDANKALPESSLTDLLSDNLTDSLVSFSAEILSRTLCEPLVASLWMKLGNTGAMRRCVKLTVALETADCEFPPHLDVYIEDPHLPPSLGLLPGARVHFSQLEKRVSRSHNVYCCFRSSTYVQVLSFPPETTISVPLPYIYLAQLLQGGQSPFQATTSCHIVSVFSLQLFWVCAYCTSICPQGKCSRLGPTCPTQTSVSQATIRLLVEDGTAEAVVTCRNHHVAAALGLCPREWASLLEFVRVPGRVGLQFAGPGAQLESSARVDEPMTMFLWTLCTSPSVLRPIVLSFELERKPSKIVPLEPPRLQRFQCGELPFLTHVNPRLRLSCLSIRESEHSSSLGARASSC, from the exons ATGATGCTG GAACAAGCCTGGCTTGAGGATGCTCAGGTCTTCATCCAAAAGACCCTGTGTCCAGCTGTCAAGCAGCCTCATGTCCAGTTGACTCCATTGGTAATTGATTGTGTGAAGACTGTCTGGTTGTCCCAGGGAAGGAATCAAGGTTCTACGCTGCCCCTCAGCTATAG CTTCGTCTCAGTACAGGACCTCAAGACTCACCAGCATCTCCCATGCTGTAGCCATCTGTCCTGGAGCAGTACTGCATACCAGGCCTGGGCCCAAGAGGCTGGACCAAATGGGAGCCCCCTGCCCCGAGAGCAGCTGTTGCTTTTAGGGACACTAACAGACCTCCCGGGGGACTTGGAACAAGAGTGCAGGAACGGAAGCCTCTATGTGAGAGATAACACTGGTGTCCTGAGCTGTGAG CTCATCGACCTGGACCTTTCTTGGTTGGGCCATCTTTTTCTGTTCCCCCATTGGAGTTACCTCCCTCCTGCCAGGTGGAATTGCTCAGGGGAGGGGCACTTGGAGCTGTGGGATGCCCCTGTGCCAGTGTTTCCTTTGACCGTCAGTCCTGGCCCGCTCACTCCTATCCCTGTCCTCTACCCAGAGAGTGCTTCCCGCCTGCTCAGGCTCAG aAACAAGCTCAGAGGTGTGCAGCGAAACCTGGCTGGGAATCTGGTTCGACTGAGTGCTCTGGTGAAAAGTAAGCAGAAAGCTTACTTCACCCTGTCTCTTGGTAGATCACCCCCAGCTGTCACCCACGTGTCTGTCATCGTGCAG GTCCCTGCCCAGTTGGTGTGGCACAGAGCCCTTCGGCCTGGTACAGCCTATGTGCTGACAGAACTGCGAGTGTCCAAGATCCGTGGTCAGCGCCACCATGTTTGGATGACCAGTCAGTCCTCCCGTTTGTTGCTGCTGAAACCAGAATGTGTGCAGGAGCTGGAACTGGAGCTGGAAGGACCCCTCTTAGAGACTGATCCCAAACCACTCCCCATGCCCAGCGTTTCCGAGGATGAGAAGGATCCAAAAGGTCTTGTCCGGTATTCTAGACTCCTGTCCTATTCG GGAGCAGTGACTGGTGTGTTGAATGAGCCCGCTGGCGTCTATGAGCTGGATGGGCAGCTGGGGCTCTGCCTTGCCTACCAGCAGTTCCGTGGCCTCAGGCGGGTAATGCGACCAGGAGTATGTCTGCAG CTCCAGGATGTTCACCTGCTCCAGTCAGTGGGTGGGGGGACAAGAAGGCCAGTGCTCGCCCCCTGCCTCCGTGGCGCCGTTCTGCTTCAAAGCTTCTCTCGTCAGAAGCCTGGGACTCACTCATCCCGTCAAGCCTACGGGGCCTCCCTGTATGAGCAGTTGGTGTGGGAACGTCAGTTAGGACTTCCCCTATACCTGTGGGCTACCAAGGCCCTGGAGGAGCTGGCCTGCAA GCTGTGTCCCCATGTGCTGAGACACCACCAGTTCCTGCAGCATTCCTCTCCTGGGAGCCCCGGCCTGGGACTGCAACTCCTGGCTCCTACCCTGGATCTTCTAGCTCCGCCAGGCAGCCCTGTTCGGAATCCGCACAGTGAGATCCTTGAAGAGCCACATCACTGTCCCCTCCAGAAA TACACTCGGCTACAgactccctcctccttccccactctGGCCACCCTGAAAGAGGAAGGACAGCGTAAGGCCTGGGCCTCCTTTGACCCTAAGGCCCTTCTGCCCCTCCCAGAGGCCTCTCACCTGTCCAGCTGCCAACTCAATCGCCGCCTGGCTTGGTCCTGGCTGTGTCTGCTGCCCTCTGCCTTCCACCCAGCCCAG GTTTTACTTGGGGTTCTGGTAGCTTCATCTCATAAAGGTTGTCTGCAACTTCGGGACCAAAGTGGCTCCCTGCCCTGCCTGCTCCTGGCCAAGCACTCTCAACCCCTCAGTGACCCGCGGCTGATAG GCTGCCTGGTGAGGGCAGAGAGGTTTCAGTTGATCATAGAGAGGGACGTGAGAAGCAGCTTCCCTTCCTGGAAGGAGCTGAGCGTGCCAGGCTTCATCCAGAAGCAGCAGGCCAG AGTCTATGTCCAGTTCTTTCTGGCTGATGCCCTGATCCTGCCTGTGCCCAGGCCCTCCCTTCATTCAGCAACACCCTCAATACCTCAGACAGATCCCACCAGCCCGGAGGGACCCCACCTAGGACAGAGCCGACTCTTCTTGCTCTGCCACAAGGAGGCCCTCATGAAGCGGAATTTTTGTGTGTCTCCAGGAGCAAGTCCAGAGGTGCCCAAGCCCACCCTCAGTTTCTGTGTGTTGGGGAGCTGGCTTGGGGGCACCCAGAGGAAGGAGGGGACTGGATGGGGGCTGCCCGAGCCCCAGGGAAATGACGACAAGGATCAGAAG GTTCACCTCATTTTCTTTGGCGCTTCAGTCCGCTGGTTTGAGTTCTTGCACCCGGGGCAAGTGTACCGACTCGTAGCTCCTGGCCCCCCT ACACCAATGTTGTTTGAGAAGGATGGTTCATCCTGCATATCTCGGCGTCCTCTGGAGTTGGCTGCCTGTGCATCCTGCCTCACTGTCCAGGACAACTGGACTCTGGAGCTTGAAAGCTCCCAGGATATCCAAGATGTGCTGGATGCAAACAAGGCACTGCCTGAATCCTCACTGACCGACCTGCTCAGTGACAA TCTCACAGATTCCTTGGTGTCTTTCTCCGCTGAGATTTTGTCACGGACACTGTGTGAACCCCTTGTGGCCTCTCTCTGGATGAAGCTGG GGAACACGGGGGCCATGAGAAGGTGTGTGAAGCTAACCGTCGCTCTTGAGACTGCTGACTGTGAATTCCCCCCTCACCTGGATGTATATATCGAAGACCCCCACTTGCCTCCCTCACTAGGACTCCTTCCAGGAGCCCGGGTCCACTTTAGCCAGCTGGAGAAAAGGGTTTCCAG ATCTCACAATGTTTATTGCTGTTTCCGGTCATCCACTTACGTGCAGGTCCTGAGTTTTCCCCCTGAGACCACCATCAG CGTTCCCCTGCCCTACATCTACCTGGCTCAACTTCTGCAGGGTGGTCAGTCCCCATTCCAGGCCACTACCTCTTGCCATATCGTCTCCGTCTTCAGCCTTCAGCTCTTCTGGGTGTGTGCTTATTGTACCAGCATCTGCCCCCAG GGAAAGTGCAGTCGGCTGGGCCCCACATGCCCTACACAGACATCTGTAAGCCAGGCCACCATCAG GCTCCTGGTGGAGGACGGGACTGCCGAAGCCGTGGTGACCTGTAGGAATCACCATGTCGCAGCAGCACTAGGGCTGTGTCCTAGAGAGTGGGCCTCCCTCCTGGAGTTCGTGCGAGTGCCGGGCAGAGTGGGCTTGCAGTTTGCAGGGCCTGGAGCCCAACTTGAG TCCTCAGCCAGGGTTGACGAGCCTATGACCATGTTCCTCTGGACACTTTGTACTAGCCCCTCCGTCCTCCGACCTATTGTGCTTTCTTTTGAGCTGGAAAGGAAACCGTCTAAGATCGTCCCATTAG AACCTCCTCGGCTACAGCGATTCCAGTGTGGAGAGCTCCCTTTCCTGACTCACGTGAACCCCAGGCTCcgattgtcctgcctttccatcCGAGAGTCAGAGCACTCCAGCTCTCTGGGGGCCCGTGCTTCCTCCTGTTAA
- the CTC1 gene encoding CST complex subunit CTC1 isoform X3, translating into MAAGGAQASSSEQAWLEDAQVFIQKTLCPAVKQPHVQLTPLVIDCVKTVWLSQGRNQGSTLPLSYSFVSVQDLKTHQHLPCCSHLSWSSTAYQAWAQEAGPNGSPLPREQLLLLGTLTDLPGDLEQECRNGSLYVRDNTGVLSCELIDLDLSWLGHLFLFPHWSYLPPARWNCSGEGHLELWDAPVPVFPLTVSPGPLTPIPVLYPESASRLLRLRNKLRGVQRNLAGNLVRLSALVKSKQKAYFTLSLGRSPPAVTHVSVIVQVPAQLVWHRALRPGTAYVLTELRVSKIRGQRHHVWMTSQSSRLLLLKPECVQELELELEGPLLETDPKPLPMPSVSEDEKDPKGLVRYSRLLSYSGAVTGVLNEPAGVYELDGQLGLCLAYQQFRGLRRVMRPGVCLQLQDVHLLQSVGGGTRRPVLAPCLRGAVLLQSFSRQKPGTHSSRQAYGASLYEQLVWERQLGLPLYLWATKALEELACKLCPHVLRHHQFLQHSSPGSPGLGLQLLAPTLDLLAPPGSPVRNPHSEILEEPHHCPLQKYTRLQTPSSFPTLATLKEEGQRKAWASFDPKALLPLPEASHLSSCQLNRRLAWSWLCLLPSAFHPAQVLLGVLVASSHKGCLQLRDQSGSLPCLLLAKHSQPLSDPRLIGCLVRAERFQLIIERDVRSSFPSWKELSVPGFIQKQQARVYVQFFLADALILPVPRPSLHSATPSIPQTDPTSPEGPHLGQSRLFLLCHKEALMKRNFCVSPGASPEVHLIFFGASVRWFEFLHPGQVYRLVAPGPPTPMLFEKDGSSCISRRPLELAACASCLTVQDNWTLELESSQDIQDVLDANKALPESSLTDLLSDNLTDSLVSFSAEILSRTLCEPLVASLWMKLGNTGAMRRCVKLTVALETADCEFPPHLDVYIEDPHLPPSLGLLPGARVHFSQLEKRVSRSHNVYCCFRSSTYVQVLSFPPETTISVPLPYIYLAQLLQGGQSPFQATTSCHIVSVFSLQLFWVCAYCTSICPQGKCSRLGPTCPTQTSVSQATIRLLVEDGTAEAVVTCRNHHVAAALGLCPREWASLLEFVRVPGRVGLQFAGPGAQLESSARVDEPMTMFLWTLCTSPSVLRPIVLSFELERKPSKIVPLEPPRLQRFQCGELPFLTHVNPRLRLSCLSIRESEHSSSLGARASSC; encoded by the exons ATGGCGGCTGGCGGGGCTCAGGCCTCTTCCTCT GAACAAGCCTGGCTTGAGGATGCTCAGGTCTTCATCCAAAAGACCCTGTGTCCAGCTGTCAAGCAGCCTCATGTCCAGTTGACTCCATTGGTAATTGATTGTGTGAAGACTGTCTGGTTGTCCCAGGGAAGGAATCAAGGTTCTACGCTGCCCCTCAGCTATAG CTTCGTCTCAGTACAGGACCTCAAGACTCACCAGCATCTCCCATGCTGTAGCCATCTGTCCTGGAGCAGTACTGCATACCAGGCCTGGGCCCAAGAGGCTGGACCAAATGGGAGCCCCCTGCCCCGAGAGCAGCTGTTGCTTTTAGGGACACTAACAGACCTCCCGGGGGACTTGGAACAAGAGTGCAGGAACGGAAGCCTCTATGTGAGAGATAACACTGGTGTCCTGAGCTGTGAG CTCATCGACCTGGACCTTTCTTGGTTGGGCCATCTTTTTCTGTTCCCCCATTGGAGTTACCTCCCTCCTGCCAGGTGGAATTGCTCAGGGGAGGGGCACTTGGAGCTGTGGGATGCCCCTGTGCCAGTGTTTCCTTTGACCGTCAGTCCTGGCCCGCTCACTCCTATCCCTGTCCTCTACCCAGAGAGTGCTTCCCGCCTGCTCAGGCTCAG aAACAAGCTCAGAGGTGTGCAGCGAAACCTGGCTGGGAATCTGGTTCGACTGAGTGCTCTGGTGAAAAGTAAGCAGAAAGCTTACTTCACCCTGTCTCTTGGTAGATCACCCCCAGCTGTCACCCACGTGTCTGTCATCGTGCAG GTCCCTGCCCAGTTGGTGTGGCACAGAGCCCTTCGGCCTGGTACAGCCTATGTGCTGACAGAACTGCGAGTGTCCAAGATCCGTGGTCAGCGCCACCATGTTTGGATGACCAGTCAGTCCTCCCGTTTGTTGCTGCTGAAACCAGAATGTGTGCAGGAGCTGGAACTGGAGCTGGAAGGACCCCTCTTAGAGACTGATCCCAAACCACTCCCCATGCCCAGCGTTTCCGAGGATGAGAAGGATCCAAAAGGTCTTGTCCGGTATTCTAGACTCCTGTCCTATTCG GGAGCAGTGACTGGTGTGTTGAATGAGCCCGCTGGCGTCTATGAGCTGGATGGGCAGCTGGGGCTCTGCCTTGCCTACCAGCAGTTCCGTGGCCTCAGGCGGGTAATGCGACCAGGAGTATGTCTGCAG CTCCAGGATGTTCACCTGCTCCAGTCAGTGGGTGGGGGGACAAGAAGGCCAGTGCTCGCCCCCTGCCTCCGTGGCGCCGTTCTGCTTCAAAGCTTCTCTCGTCAGAAGCCTGGGACTCACTCATCCCGTCAAGCCTACGGGGCCTCCCTGTATGAGCAGTTGGTGTGGGAACGTCAGTTAGGACTTCCCCTATACCTGTGGGCTACCAAGGCCCTGGAGGAGCTGGCCTGCAA GCTGTGTCCCCATGTGCTGAGACACCACCAGTTCCTGCAGCATTCCTCTCCTGGGAGCCCCGGCCTGGGACTGCAACTCCTGGCTCCTACCCTGGATCTTCTAGCTCCGCCAGGCAGCCCTGTTCGGAATCCGCACAGTGAGATCCTTGAAGAGCCACATCACTGTCCCCTCCAGAAA TACACTCGGCTACAgactccctcctccttccccactctGGCCACCCTGAAAGAGGAAGGACAGCGTAAGGCCTGGGCCTCCTTTGACCCTAAGGCCCTTCTGCCCCTCCCAGAGGCCTCTCACCTGTCCAGCTGCCAACTCAATCGCCGCCTGGCTTGGTCCTGGCTGTGTCTGCTGCCCTCTGCCTTCCACCCAGCCCAG GTTTTACTTGGGGTTCTGGTAGCTTCATCTCATAAAGGTTGTCTGCAACTTCGGGACCAAAGTGGCTCCCTGCCCTGCCTGCTCCTGGCCAAGCACTCTCAACCCCTCAGTGACCCGCGGCTGATAG GCTGCCTGGTGAGGGCAGAGAGGTTTCAGTTGATCATAGAGAGGGACGTGAGAAGCAGCTTCCCTTCCTGGAAGGAGCTGAGCGTGCCAGGCTTCATCCAGAAGCAGCAGGCCAG AGTCTATGTCCAGTTCTTTCTGGCTGATGCCCTGATCCTGCCTGTGCCCAGGCCCTCCCTTCATTCAGCAACACCCTCAATACCTCAGACAGATCCCACCAGCCCGGAGGGACCCCACCTAGGACAGAGCCGACTCTTCTTGCTCTGCCACAAGGAGGCCCTCATGAAGCGGAATTTTTGTGTGTCTCCAGGAGCAAGTCCAGAG GTTCACCTCATTTTCTTTGGCGCTTCAGTCCGCTGGTTTGAGTTCTTGCACCCGGGGCAAGTGTACCGACTCGTAGCTCCTGGCCCCCCT ACACCAATGTTGTTTGAGAAGGATGGTTCATCCTGCATATCTCGGCGTCCTCTGGAGTTGGCTGCCTGTGCATCCTGCCTCACTGTCCAGGACAACTGGACTCTGGAGCTTGAAAGCTCCCAGGATATCCAAGATGTGCTGGATGCAAACAAGGCACTGCCTGAATCCTCACTGACCGACCTGCTCAGTGACAA TCTCACAGATTCCTTGGTGTCTTTCTCCGCTGAGATTTTGTCACGGACACTGTGTGAACCCCTTGTGGCCTCTCTCTGGATGAAGCTGG GGAACACGGGGGCCATGAGAAGGTGTGTGAAGCTAACCGTCGCTCTTGAGACTGCTGACTGTGAATTCCCCCCTCACCTGGATGTATATATCGAAGACCCCCACTTGCCTCCCTCACTAGGACTCCTTCCAGGAGCCCGGGTCCACTTTAGCCAGCTGGAGAAAAGGGTTTCCAG ATCTCACAATGTTTATTGCTGTTTCCGGTCATCCACTTACGTGCAGGTCCTGAGTTTTCCCCCTGAGACCACCATCAG CGTTCCCCTGCCCTACATCTACCTGGCTCAACTTCTGCAGGGTGGTCAGTCCCCATTCCAGGCCACTACCTCTTGCCATATCGTCTCCGTCTTCAGCCTTCAGCTCTTCTGGGTGTGTGCTTATTGTACCAGCATCTGCCCCCAG GGAAAGTGCAGTCGGCTGGGCCCCACATGCCCTACACAGACATCTGTAAGCCAGGCCACCATCAG GCTCCTGGTGGAGGACGGGACTGCCGAAGCCGTGGTGACCTGTAGGAATCACCATGTCGCAGCAGCACTAGGGCTGTGTCCTAGAGAGTGGGCCTCCCTCCTGGAGTTCGTGCGAGTGCCGGGCAGAGTGGGCTTGCAGTTTGCAGGGCCTGGAGCCCAACTTGAG TCCTCAGCCAGGGTTGACGAGCCTATGACCATGTTCCTCTGGACACTTTGTACTAGCCCCTCCGTCCTCCGACCTATTGTGCTTTCTTTTGAGCTGGAAAGGAAACCGTCTAAGATCGTCCCATTAG AACCTCCTCGGCTACAGCGATTCCAGTGTGGAGAGCTCCCTTTCCTGACTCACGTGAACCCCAGGCTCcgattgtcctgcctttccatcCGAGAGTCAGAGCACTCCAGCTCTCTGGGGGCCCGTGCTTCCTCCTGTTAA
- the CTC1 gene encoding CST complex subunit CTC1 isoform X1 encodes MAAGGAQASSSEQAWLEDAQVFIQKTLCPAVKQPHVQLTPLVIDCVKTVWLSQGRNQGSTLPLSYSFVSVQDLKTHQHLPCCSHLSWSSTAYQAWAQEAGPNGSPLPREQLLLLGTLTDLPGDLEQECRNGSLYVRDNTGVLSCELIDLDLSWLGHLFLFPHWSYLPPARWNCSGEGHLELWDAPVPVFPLTVSPGPLTPIPVLYPESASRLLRLRNKLRGVQRNLAGNLVRLSALVKSKQKAYFTLSLGRSPPAVTHVSVIVQVPAQLVWHRALRPGTAYVLTELRVSKIRGQRHHVWMTSQSSRLLLLKPECVQELELELEGPLLETDPKPLPMPSVSEDEKDPKGLVRYSRLLSYSGAVTGVLNEPAGVYELDGQLGLCLAYQQFRGLRRVMRPGVCLQLQDVHLLQSVGGGTRRPVLAPCLRGAVLLQSFSRQKPGTHSSRQAYGASLYEQLVWERQLGLPLYLWATKALEELACKLCPHVLRHHQFLQHSSPGSPGLGLQLLAPTLDLLAPPGSPVRNPHSEILEEPHHCPLQKYTRLQTPSSFPTLATLKEEGQRKAWASFDPKALLPLPEASHLSSCQLNRRLAWSWLCLLPSAFHPAQVLLGVLVASSHKGCLQLRDQSGSLPCLLLAKHSQPLSDPRLIGCLVRAERFQLIIERDVRSSFPSWKELSVPGFIQKQQARVYVQFFLADALILPVPRPSLHSATPSIPQTDPTSPEGPHLGQSRLFLLCHKEALMKRNFCVSPGASPEVPKPTLSFCVLGSWLGGTQRKEGTGWGLPEPQGNDDKDQKVHLIFFGASVRWFEFLHPGQVYRLVAPGPPTPMLFEKDGSSCISRRPLELAACASCLTVQDNWTLELESSQDIQDVLDANKALPESSLTDLLSDNLTDSLVSFSAEILSRTLCEPLVASLWMKLGNTGAMRRCVKLTVALETADCEFPPHLDVYIEDPHLPPSLGLLPGARVHFSQLEKRVSRSHNVYCCFRSSTYVQVLSFPPETTISVPLPYIYLAQLLQGGQSPFQATTSCHIVSVFSLQLFWVCAYCTSICPQGKCSRLGPTCPTQTSVSQATIRLLVEDGTAEAVVTCRNHHVAAALGLCPREWASLLEFVRVPGRVGLQFAGPGAQLESSARVDEPMTMFLWTLCTSPSVLRPIVLSFELERKPSKIVPLEPPRLQRFQCGELPFLTHVNPRLRLSCLSIRESEHSSSLGARASSC; translated from the exons ATGGCGGCTGGCGGGGCTCAGGCCTCTTCCTCT GAACAAGCCTGGCTTGAGGATGCTCAGGTCTTCATCCAAAAGACCCTGTGTCCAGCTGTCAAGCAGCCTCATGTCCAGTTGACTCCATTGGTAATTGATTGTGTGAAGACTGTCTGGTTGTCCCAGGGAAGGAATCAAGGTTCTACGCTGCCCCTCAGCTATAG CTTCGTCTCAGTACAGGACCTCAAGACTCACCAGCATCTCCCATGCTGTAGCCATCTGTCCTGGAGCAGTACTGCATACCAGGCCTGGGCCCAAGAGGCTGGACCAAATGGGAGCCCCCTGCCCCGAGAGCAGCTGTTGCTTTTAGGGACACTAACAGACCTCCCGGGGGACTTGGAACAAGAGTGCAGGAACGGAAGCCTCTATGTGAGAGATAACACTGGTGTCCTGAGCTGTGAG CTCATCGACCTGGACCTTTCTTGGTTGGGCCATCTTTTTCTGTTCCCCCATTGGAGTTACCTCCCTCCTGCCAGGTGGAATTGCTCAGGGGAGGGGCACTTGGAGCTGTGGGATGCCCCTGTGCCAGTGTTTCCTTTGACCGTCAGTCCTGGCCCGCTCACTCCTATCCCTGTCCTCTACCCAGAGAGTGCTTCCCGCCTGCTCAGGCTCAG aAACAAGCTCAGAGGTGTGCAGCGAAACCTGGCTGGGAATCTGGTTCGACTGAGTGCTCTGGTGAAAAGTAAGCAGAAAGCTTACTTCACCCTGTCTCTTGGTAGATCACCCCCAGCTGTCACCCACGTGTCTGTCATCGTGCAG GTCCCTGCCCAGTTGGTGTGGCACAGAGCCCTTCGGCCTGGTACAGCCTATGTGCTGACAGAACTGCGAGTGTCCAAGATCCGTGGTCAGCGCCACCATGTTTGGATGACCAGTCAGTCCTCCCGTTTGTTGCTGCTGAAACCAGAATGTGTGCAGGAGCTGGAACTGGAGCTGGAAGGACCCCTCTTAGAGACTGATCCCAAACCACTCCCCATGCCCAGCGTTTCCGAGGATGAGAAGGATCCAAAAGGTCTTGTCCGGTATTCTAGACTCCTGTCCTATTCG GGAGCAGTGACTGGTGTGTTGAATGAGCCCGCTGGCGTCTATGAGCTGGATGGGCAGCTGGGGCTCTGCCTTGCCTACCAGCAGTTCCGTGGCCTCAGGCGGGTAATGCGACCAGGAGTATGTCTGCAG CTCCAGGATGTTCACCTGCTCCAGTCAGTGGGTGGGGGGACAAGAAGGCCAGTGCTCGCCCCCTGCCTCCGTGGCGCCGTTCTGCTTCAAAGCTTCTCTCGTCAGAAGCCTGGGACTCACTCATCCCGTCAAGCCTACGGGGCCTCCCTGTATGAGCAGTTGGTGTGGGAACGTCAGTTAGGACTTCCCCTATACCTGTGGGCTACCAAGGCCCTGGAGGAGCTGGCCTGCAA GCTGTGTCCCCATGTGCTGAGACACCACCAGTTCCTGCAGCATTCCTCTCCTGGGAGCCCCGGCCTGGGACTGCAACTCCTGGCTCCTACCCTGGATCTTCTAGCTCCGCCAGGCAGCCCTGTTCGGAATCCGCACAGTGAGATCCTTGAAGAGCCACATCACTGTCCCCTCCAGAAA TACACTCGGCTACAgactccctcctccttccccactctGGCCACCCTGAAAGAGGAAGGACAGCGTAAGGCCTGGGCCTCCTTTGACCCTAAGGCCCTTCTGCCCCTCCCAGAGGCCTCTCACCTGTCCAGCTGCCAACTCAATCGCCGCCTGGCTTGGTCCTGGCTGTGTCTGCTGCCCTCTGCCTTCCACCCAGCCCAG GTTTTACTTGGGGTTCTGGTAGCTTCATCTCATAAAGGTTGTCTGCAACTTCGGGACCAAAGTGGCTCCCTGCCCTGCCTGCTCCTGGCCAAGCACTCTCAACCCCTCAGTGACCCGCGGCTGATAG GCTGCCTGGTGAGGGCAGAGAGGTTTCAGTTGATCATAGAGAGGGACGTGAGAAGCAGCTTCCCTTCCTGGAAGGAGCTGAGCGTGCCAGGCTTCATCCAGAAGCAGCAGGCCAG AGTCTATGTCCAGTTCTTTCTGGCTGATGCCCTGATCCTGCCTGTGCCCAGGCCCTCCCTTCATTCAGCAACACCCTCAATACCTCAGACAGATCCCACCAGCCCGGAGGGACCCCACCTAGGACAGAGCCGACTCTTCTTGCTCTGCCACAAGGAGGCCCTCATGAAGCGGAATTTTTGTGTGTCTCCAGGAGCAAGTCCAGAGGTGCCCAAGCCCACCCTCAGTTTCTGTGTGTTGGGGAGCTGGCTTGGGGGCACCCAGAGGAAGGAGGGGACTGGATGGGGGCTGCCCGAGCCCCAGGGAAATGACGACAAGGATCAGAAG GTTCACCTCATTTTCTTTGGCGCTTCAGTCCGCTGGTTTGAGTTCTTGCACCCGGGGCAAGTGTACCGACTCGTAGCTCCTGGCCCCCCT ACACCAATGTTGTTTGAGAAGGATGGTTCATCCTGCATATCTCGGCGTCCTCTGGAGTTGGCTGCCTGTGCATCCTGCCTCACTGTCCAGGACAACTGGACTCTGGAGCTTGAAAGCTCCCAGGATATCCAAGATGTGCTGGATGCAAACAAGGCACTGCCTGAATCCTCACTGACCGACCTGCTCAGTGACAA TCTCACAGATTCCTTGGTGTCTTTCTCCGCTGAGATTTTGTCACGGACACTGTGTGAACCCCTTGTGGCCTCTCTCTGGATGAAGCTGG GGAACACGGGGGCCATGAGAAGGTGTGTGAAGCTAACCGTCGCTCTTGAGACTGCTGACTGTGAATTCCCCCCTCACCTGGATGTATATATCGAAGACCCCCACTTGCCTCCCTCACTAGGACTCCTTCCAGGAGCCCGGGTCCACTTTAGCCAGCTGGAGAAAAGGGTTTCCAG ATCTCACAATGTTTATTGCTGTTTCCGGTCATCCACTTACGTGCAGGTCCTGAGTTTTCCCCCTGAGACCACCATCAG CGTTCCCCTGCCCTACATCTACCTGGCTCAACTTCTGCAGGGTGGTCAGTCCCCATTCCAGGCCACTACCTCTTGCCATATCGTCTCCGTCTTCAGCCTTCAGCTCTTCTGGGTGTGTGCTTATTGTACCAGCATCTGCCCCCAG GGAAAGTGCAGTCGGCTGGGCCCCACATGCCCTACACAGACATCTGTAAGCCAGGCCACCATCAG GCTCCTGGTGGAGGACGGGACTGCCGAAGCCGTGGTGACCTGTAGGAATCACCATGTCGCAGCAGCACTAGGGCTGTGTCCTAGAGAGTGGGCCTCCCTCCTGGAGTTCGTGCGAGTGCCGGGCAGAGTGGGCTTGCAGTTTGCAGGGCCTGGAGCCCAACTTGAG TCCTCAGCCAGGGTTGACGAGCCTATGACCATGTTCCTCTGGACACTTTGTACTAGCCCCTCCGTCCTCCGACCTATTGTGCTTTCTTTTGAGCTGGAAAGGAAACCGTCTAAGATCGTCCCATTAG AACCTCCTCGGCTACAGCGATTCCAGTGTGGAGAGCTCCCTTTCCTGACTCACGTGAACCCCAGGCTCcgattgtcctgcctttccatcCGAGAGTCAGAGCACTCCAGCTCTCTGGGGGCCCGTGCTTCCTCCTGTTAA